The genomic window CCATGTAGTAAACCGCGGTGTAGGGCGAGGAAATCAGCTCGATGCCGCGCTTTTCCAGCGTACCGGTCAGGCTTTTGGAGGGCGTCACGACCGCGTCCCAGTTGTCCGGCGAAATGGCGGAGGAGTCGAGCTGGCCGGAGAGGAACATCATCCACGAGGTGCTGGTGTCGTCGATCACATACTGGATGATCCGGTCGTTGAACGGGATCTGCAGCCCGGCATCCCTCAGCAAGCCCTTGGCCTCGAATTCCGGCGAGGCGGCGGAAGGATAGGTTTCCACGCGCCCGGTCTCGGCCCACTTGGGATTGCGCTCGAACTCGATGCGCGAGTTGCGGCGCCACTCCACCAGGCGGTATGGGCCGGTGCCGACCGGATGGTTGGTGAGTTTCTTGCCGTAGAGTTCGACCGCCTCGCGAGGCACGACGAACGAATAGTGCATCGTTAGAATGTAGAGCAGTTGCGGATAGGGTTCGTTCAGGACGACCTGCAAGGTGTACGGGTCCAAAACCTTGAGCCCCGCCACCGGCATTTCGTAGTCGGTCGGCTCCGGCGACTGGGAGGCCTTGTGGAAATCGTCGATACCCTTGATGCGGCCGCTGAAGGCCCAGAAACCGGGCGATGCGTTCTTCACGTCGGCGACGCGCTTGAGCGAATAGTCGAAATCGCGCGCCGTCAGTTCGCGCCCCTTTCCATCCGGAAAACAGGGATCGTCCTGGAAATAGATGCCCTTGCGGATCTTGAAGGTATAGACCAGCCCGTCTTCGGAAACCTCGGGCATCGACTCCGCCAGCGAGGGAACCACCTTATAGGGCCGCGCCAGATAGTCGTATTGAAGCAGGCCTTCGTAGATCCGCGAGATCGCGAGCGAGGCATCGACCGAGCTCGACGTTGCCGGATCAAGCCCCGTGATGCGGTGCGTACTGCTGTATGCAACAACCTCGCCGTTGGCCTCGCGGGCCCCGAGGTTCCCGTCGCCGCATCCAGACAACAGCAAACTCCCCGCAAACGCCGCGATGGCAGTTAGGGGGAGCTTGTTCATTTGCAGACCCATCTAGTGGAACAAATCCGTTATTCTGCCGGCTGCGCGGGCTGGGCCGGAAGCGTCTCCGCTGGAGCACCCTCCGTCGCCGGCGCCCCCGTATCCAACCCTTCGATCAGGCCGGGCTGCACCGCCACGGGCTGTACCGGATCGCTTTCCACACCCCCCATGAGGGTGGTTTCCTGCTGGGCGAACATGACGCTGAGAATCAGCGAGCTCGCAATGAAAACAGCGCCGATGACGACGGTTGCCTTGGAGAGCACATTGCCGGCGCGCGCACCGAACATCGATTCGCCCGCACCTGCGCCGAATGCTAGGCCAAGGCCTT from Pontiella desulfatans includes these protein-coding regions:
- the secG gene encoding preprotein translocase subunit SecG is translated as MIFLKALFIVIEVICCLLLIGLVLLQKSKSEGLGLAFGAGAGESMFGARAGNVLSKATVVIGAVFIASSLILSVMFAQQETTLMGGVESDPVQPVAVQPGLIEGLDTGAPATEGAPAETLPAQPAQPAE
- a CDS encoding ABC transporter substrate-binding protein, which encodes MNKLPLTAIAAFAGSLLLSGCGDGNLGAREANGEVVAYSSTHRITGLDPATSSSVDASLAISRIYEGLLQYDYLARPYKVVPSLAESMPEVSEDGLVYTFKIRKGIYFQDDPCFPDGKGRELTARDFDYSLKRVADVKNASPGFWAFSGRIKGIDDFHKASQSPEPTDYEMPVAGLKVLDPYTLQVVLNEPYPQLLYILTMHYSFVVPREAVELYGKKLTNHPVGTGPYRLVEWRRNSRIEFERNPKWAETGRVETYPSAASPEFEAKGLLRDAGLQIPFNDRIIQYVIDDTSTSWMMFLSGQLDSSAISPDNWDAVVTPSKSLTGTLEKRGIELISSPYTAVYYMGFNWDDALVGFSEDPEQNERNKKLRQALSCAYEFDLMNTFMNNRLYPLNGPIPTPLAGNLTEPSPYLFNLEKAAKLLAEAGYPEGIDSKTGRRLELVIELGSADTNTRQSMELMADMYQKIGVVLKTNYNTWPAFIEKLNRRQAQLFRLAWVADYPDAENFLALFYSKNASPGPNHANYRNAEIDRMYEQIRVMPDSPERTAIYEKMAKIIVEEAPWVFQYQPMSFAVKHSWIENYVSHDYPYGMGRFRRVNTATRSEWMKSYGKDKLDMAGQE